Proteins from one Eubalaena glacialis isolate mEubGla1 chromosome 8, mEubGla1.1.hap2.+ XY, whole genome shotgun sequence genomic window:
- the NOS3 gene encoding nitric oxide synthase 3 isoform X2, which translates to MGNLKSVGQEPGPPCGLGLGLGLGLCSKQGPASPAPEPSRAPAPAPPPAPDHSPQLTRPPEGPKFPRVKNWEVGSITYDTLCAQSQQDGPCTPRRCLGSLVFPRKLQSRPSQGPPPPEQLLSQARDFINQYYSSIKRSGSQAHKERLQEVEAEVGATGTYQLRESELVFGAKQAWRNAPRCVGRIQWGKLQVFDARDCSSAQEMFTCICNHIKYATNRGNLRSAITVFPQRTPGRGDFRIWNSQLVRYAGYRQQDGSVRGDPANVEITELCIQHGWTPGNGRFDVLPLLLQTPDEAPELFVLPPELVLEVPLEHPTLEWFSALGLRWYALPAVSNMLLEIGGLEFPAAPFSGWYMSTEIGTRNLCDPHRYNILEDVAVCMDLDTRTTSSLWKDKAAVEINLAVLHSYQLAKVTIVDHHAATASFMKHLENEQKARGGCPADWAWIVPPISGSLTPVFHQEMVNYVLSPAFRYQPDPWKGSTAKGTGITRKKTFKEVANAVKISASLMGTVMAKRVKATILYASETGRAQSYAQQLGRLFRKAFDPRVLCMDEYDVVSLEHETLVLVVTSTFGNGDPPENGESFAAALMEMSGPYNSSPRPEQHKSYKIRFNSISCSDPLVSSWRRKRKESSNTDSAGALGTLRFCVFGLGSRAYPHFCAFARAVDTRLEELGGERLLQLGQGDELCGQEEAFRGWAQAAFQASCETFCVGEDAKAAAQDIFSPKRSWKRQRYRLSAQAEGLQLLPGLIHVHRRKMFQATVLLVENLQSSKSTRATILVRLDTGGQEGLQYQPGDHIGICPPNRPGLVEALMSRVEDPPPPTESVAVEQLEKGSPGGPPPGWVRDPRLPPCTLRQALTFFLDITSPPSPQLLRLLSTLAEEPSQQQQLETLSQDPRRYEEWKWFRCPTLLEVLEQFPSVALPAPLLLTQLPLLQPRYYSVSSAPSAHPGEIHLTVAVLAYRTQDGLGPLHYGVCSTWLSQLKTGDPVPCFIRGAPSFRLPPDPSLPCILVGPGTGIAPFRGFWQERLHDIESKGLQPAPMTLVFGCRCSQLDHLYREEVQDAQQRGVFGRVLTAFSREPDSPKTYVQDILRTELAAEVHRVLCLERGHMFVCGDVTMATSVLQTVQRILATEGDMELDEAGDVIGVLRDQQRYHEDIFGLTLRTQEVTSRIRTQSFSLQERHMRGAVPWAFDPPGPDTPGP; encoded by the exons ATGGGCAACTTGAAGAGCGTGGGCCAGGAGCCCGGGCCACCCTGCGGCCTGGGGCTAGGGCTGGGCCTCGGGCTGTGCAGCAAGCAGGGCCCGGCCTCCCCAGCACCCGAGCCCAGCCGGGCACCGGCACCCGCACCCCCGCCCGCGCCAGACCACAG CCCCCAGCTAACCCGGCCTCCAGAGGGGCCCAAGTTCCCCCGTGTGAAGAACTGGGAGGTGGGGAGCATCACGTACGACACTCTGTGTGCGCAGTCACAGCAG gACGGGCCCTGCACCCCCAGACGCTGCCTGGGCTCCCTGGTGTTTCCACGGAAACTGCAGAGCCGACCCTCCCAGGGCCCTCCACCCCCTGAGCAGCTGCTGAGTCAGGCCAGGGACTTCATCAACCAATACTACAGCTCCATCAAGAG gagCGGCTCCCAGGCTCACAAGGAGCGGCTTCAGGAAGTGGAAGCCGAGGTGGGGGCCACGGGCACCTACCAGCTTCGTGAGAGCGAGCTGGTGTTCGGGGCCAAGCAGGCCTGGCGCAACGCCCCCCGCTGCGTGGGCCGGATCCAGTGGGGGAAGCTGCAG GTGTTCGATGCGCGGGATTGCAGCTCTGCACAGGAGATGTTCACCTGCATCTGCAACCATATCAAGTACGCCACCAACCGGGGCAACCTCCG TTCGGCCATCACAGTGTTCCCCCAGCGTACTCCGGGCCGCGGAGACTTCCGAATCTGGAACAGCCAACTGGTGCGCTACGCGGGCTACAGGCAGCAGGACGGCTCCGTGAGGGGGGACCCAGCCAACGTGGAGATCACCGAG CTCTGCATCCAGCACGGCTGGACCCCAGGAAACGGCCGCTTTGATGTGCTGCCCCTGCTGCTGCAGACCCCAGATGAGGCTCCAGAACTCTTTGTTCTGCCCCCCGAACTGGTCCTCGAGGTGCCCCTGGAGCACCCCAC GCTGGAGTGGTTCTCGGCTCTGGGCCTGCGCTGGTACGCCCTCCCAGCAGTGTCCAATATGCTGCTGGAAATTGGGGGCCTGGAGTTCCCTGCAGCCCCCTTCAGCGGCTGGTACATGAGCACGGAGATTGGCACACGGAACCTGTGTGATCCTCACCGCTACAACATCCTGGAG GATGTGGCAGTCTGCATGGACCTGGATACCCGGACCACCTCATCCCTGTGGAAAGACAAGGCAGCCGTGGAAATCAacttggctgtgctgcacagttACCAG ctcGCCAAAGTGACCATTGTGGACCACCACGCTGCCACAGCCTCCTTCATGAAGCACCTGGAGAACGAACAGAAGGCCAGGGGGGGCTGCCCTGCCGACTGGGCCTGGATCGTGCCCCCCATCTCGGGCAGCCTCACCCCAGTCTTCCATCAGGAGATGGTCAACTATGTCCTGTCCCCTGCTTTCCGCTACCAG CCAGACCCCTGGAAGGGGAGCACAGCCAAGGGCACCGGCATCACCAGGAAGAAGACCTTTAAGGAAGTGGCCAA TGCGGTGAAGATCTCTGCCTCACTCATGGGCACCGTGATGGCGAAGCGAGTGAAGGCGACCATTCTGTACGCCTCCGAGACCGGCCGGGCCCAGAGCTACGCACAGCAGCTGGGGAGGCTCTTCCGGAAGGCCTTCGACCCTCGG GTCCTGTGCATGGATGAGTATGACGTGGTGTCCCTGGAGCACGAGACGCTGGTGTTGGTGGTGACCAGCACCTTTGGGAATGGCGATCCcccagagaatggagag AGTTTTGCAGCGGCCCTGATGGAGATGTCGGGCCCCTACAACAGCTCCCCTCGGCCAGAACAGCACAA GAGTTACAAAATCCGCTTCAACAGCATCTCCTGCTCGGACCCGCTGGTGTCCTCCTGGCGGCGGAAGAGGAAGGAGTCCAGTAATACCGACAGCGCAGGGGCGCTGGGGACCCTCAG GTTCTGTGTGTTTGGGCTGGGCTCCCGGGCGTACCCCCATTTCTGCGCCTTTGCTCGTGCGGTGGACACGCGGCTGGAAGAGCTGGGAGGGGAGCGGCTGCTTCAGCTGGGCCAGGGCGATGAGCTATGCGGCCAGGAGGAGGCCTTCCGCGGCTGGGCCCAGGCTGCCTTCCAG GCCTCCTGTGAGACGTTCTGCGTGGGGGAGGATGCCAAGGCCGCGGCCCAGGACATCTTCAGCCCCAAACGGAGCTGGAAACGCCAGAGGTACCGGCTGAGCGCCCAGGCCGAGGGCCTCCAGCTGCTGCCAG GCCTGATCCACGTGCACAGGCGGAAGATGTTCCAGGCCACAGTCCTCTTGGTGGAAAACCTGCAAAGCAGCAAGTCCAC ccgggCCACGATCCTGGTGCGCCTGGACACTGGAGGCCAGGAGGGGCTCCAGTACCAGCCGGGGGACCACATAGGCATCTGCCCGCCCAACCGGCCGGGGCTCGTGGAGGCGCTGATGAGCCGCGTGGAGGACCCGCCGCCACCCACCGAGTCTGTGGCAGTGGAGCAGCTGGAGAAGGGCAGCCCAG gtgGCCCTCCTCCCGGCTGGGTGCGGGACCCCCGGCTGCCCCCGTGTACGCTGCGCCAGGCTCTCACCTTCTTCCTGGACATCACCTCCCCGCCCAGCCCTCAACTTCTTCGGCTGCTCAGCACCCTAGCGGAAGAGCCCAGTCAGCAGCAGCAGCTCGAGACCCTCAGCCAG GATCCCCGGCGCTACGAGGAGTGGAAGTGGTTCCGCTGCCCCACCCTGCTGGAGGTGCTCGAGCAGTTTCCATCCGTGGCACTGCCTGCCCCGCTACTCCTCACCCAGCTGCCCCTGCTCCAGCCCCGGTACTACTCGGTCAGCTCAGCACCCAGCGCCCATCCAGGAGAGATCCACCTCACAGTAGCTGTGCTGGCATACAGGACCCAAG ATGGGCTGGGTCCCCTGCACTATGGAGTCTGCTCCACATGGCTGAGCCAACTCAAGACTGGAGACCCCGTACCCTGCTTCATCAGGGG GGCTCCCTCCTTCCGGCTGCCGCCTGATCCCAGCTTGCCCTGCATCCTCGTGGGCCCAGGCACTGGCATCGCCCCCTTCCGGGGATTTTGGCAGGAGCGGCTACACGACATCGAGAGCAAAG GGCTGCAGCCTGCCCCCATGACCTTGGTGTTCGGCTGCCGGTGCTCCCAGCTCGACCATCTCTACCGCGAGGAGGTGCAGGACGCCCAGCAGCGGGGGGTGTTTGGCCGCGTCCTCACCGCCTTCTCCCGGGAACCCGACAGCCCTAAG ACCTACGTGCAGGACATCCTGCGGACGGAGCTGGCTGCCGAGGTGCACCGCGTGCTGTGCCTCGAGCGGGGCCACATGTTTGTCTGCGGCGATGTCACCATGGCAACCAGCGTCCTGCAGACGGTGCAGCGCATCTTGGCGACAGAGGGCGACATGGAGCTGGATGAGGCCGGCGACGTCATCGGCGTGCTGCGG GATCAGCAACGCTATCACGAGGACATTTTCGGGCTCACGCTGCGCACCCAGGAGGTGACAAGCCGCATACGCACCCAGAGCTTTTCCTTGCAGGAGCGGCATATGCGGGGCGCAGTGCCCTGGGCGTTCGACCCGCCCGGCCCAGACACCCCTGGCCCCTGA
- the NOS3 gene encoding nitric oxide synthase 3 isoform X1 has translation MGNLKSVGQEPGPPCGLGLGLGLGLCSKQGPASPAPEPSRAPAPAPPPAPDHSPAPNSPQLTRPPEGPKFPRVKNWEVGSITYDTLCAQSQQDGPCTPRRCLGSLVFPRKLQSRPSQGPPPPEQLLSQARDFINQYYSSIKRSGSQAHKERLQEVEAEVGATGTYQLRESELVFGAKQAWRNAPRCVGRIQWGKLQVFDARDCSSAQEMFTCICNHIKYATNRGNLRSAITVFPQRTPGRGDFRIWNSQLVRYAGYRQQDGSVRGDPANVEITELCIQHGWTPGNGRFDVLPLLLQTPDEAPELFVLPPELVLEVPLEHPTLEWFSALGLRWYALPAVSNMLLEIGGLEFPAAPFSGWYMSTEIGTRNLCDPHRYNILEDVAVCMDLDTRTTSSLWKDKAAVEINLAVLHSYQLAKVTIVDHHAATASFMKHLENEQKARGGCPADWAWIVPPISGSLTPVFHQEMVNYVLSPAFRYQPDPWKGSTAKGTGITRKKTFKEVANAVKISASLMGTVMAKRVKATILYASETGRAQSYAQQLGRLFRKAFDPRVLCMDEYDVVSLEHETLVLVVTSTFGNGDPPENGESFAAALMEMSGPYNSSPRPEQHKSYKIRFNSISCSDPLVSSWRRKRKESSNTDSAGALGTLRFCVFGLGSRAYPHFCAFARAVDTRLEELGGERLLQLGQGDELCGQEEAFRGWAQAAFQASCETFCVGEDAKAAAQDIFSPKRSWKRQRYRLSAQAEGLQLLPGLIHVHRRKMFQATVLLVENLQSSKSTRATILVRLDTGGQEGLQYQPGDHIGICPPNRPGLVEALMSRVEDPPPPTESVAVEQLEKGSPGGPPPGWVRDPRLPPCTLRQALTFFLDITSPPSPQLLRLLSTLAEEPSQQQQLETLSQDPRRYEEWKWFRCPTLLEVLEQFPSVALPAPLLLTQLPLLQPRYYSVSSAPSAHPGEIHLTVAVLAYRTQDGLGPLHYGVCSTWLSQLKTGDPVPCFIRGAPSFRLPPDPSLPCILVGPGTGIAPFRGFWQERLHDIESKGLQPAPMTLVFGCRCSQLDHLYREEVQDAQQRGVFGRVLTAFSREPDSPKTYVQDILRTELAAEVHRVLCLERGHMFVCGDVTMATSVLQTVQRILATEGDMELDEAGDVIGVLRDQQRYHEDIFGLTLRTQEVTSRIRTQSFSLQERHMRGAVPWAFDPPGPDTPGP, from the exons ATGGGCAACTTGAAGAGCGTGGGCCAGGAGCCCGGGCCACCCTGCGGCCTGGGGCTAGGGCTGGGCCTCGGGCTGTGCAGCAAGCAGGGCCCGGCCTCCCCAGCACCCGAGCCCAGCCGGGCACCGGCACCCGCACCCCCGCCCGCGCCAGACCACAG CCCGGCTCCCAACAGCCCCCAGCTAACCCGGCCTCCAGAGGGGCCCAAGTTCCCCCGTGTGAAGAACTGGGAGGTGGGGAGCATCACGTACGACACTCTGTGTGCGCAGTCACAGCAG gACGGGCCCTGCACCCCCAGACGCTGCCTGGGCTCCCTGGTGTTTCCACGGAAACTGCAGAGCCGACCCTCCCAGGGCCCTCCACCCCCTGAGCAGCTGCTGAGTCAGGCCAGGGACTTCATCAACCAATACTACAGCTCCATCAAGAG gagCGGCTCCCAGGCTCACAAGGAGCGGCTTCAGGAAGTGGAAGCCGAGGTGGGGGCCACGGGCACCTACCAGCTTCGTGAGAGCGAGCTGGTGTTCGGGGCCAAGCAGGCCTGGCGCAACGCCCCCCGCTGCGTGGGCCGGATCCAGTGGGGGAAGCTGCAG GTGTTCGATGCGCGGGATTGCAGCTCTGCACAGGAGATGTTCACCTGCATCTGCAACCATATCAAGTACGCCACCAACCGGGGCAACCTCCG TTCGGCCATCACAGTGTTCCCCCAGCGTACTCCGGGCCGCGGAGACTTCCGAATCTGGAACAGCCAACTGGTGCGCTACGCGGGCTACAGGCAGCAGGACGGCTCCGTGAGGGGGGACCCAGCCAACGTGGAGATCACCGAG CTCTGCATCCAGCACGGCTGGACCCCAGGAAACGGCCGCTTTGATGTGCTGCCCCTGCTGCTGCAGACCCCAGATGAGGCTCCAGAACTCTTTGTTCTGCCCCCCGAACTGGTCCTCGAGGTGCCCCTGGAGCACCCCAC GCTGGAGTGGTTCTCGGCTCTGGGCCTGCGCTGGTACGCCCTCCCAGCAGTGTCCAATATGCTGCTGGAAATTGGGGGCCTGGAGTTCCCTGCAGCCCCCTTCAGCGGCTGGTACATGAGCACGGAGATTGGCACACGGAACCTGTGTGATCCTCACCGCTACAACATCCTGGAG GATGTGGCAGTCTGCATGGACCTGGATACCCGGACCACCTCATCCCTGTGGAAAGACAAGGCAGCCGTGGAAATCAacttggctgtgctgcacagttACCAG ctcGCCAAAGTGACCATTGTGGACCACCACGCTGCCACAGCCTCCTTCATGAAGCACCTGGAGAACGAACAGAAGGCCAGGGGGGGCTGCCCTGCCGACTGGGCCTGGATCGTGCCCCCCATCTCGGGCAGCCTCACCCCAGTCTTCCATCAGGAGATGGTCAACTATGTCCTGTCCCCTGCTTTCCGCTACCAG CCAGACCCCTGGAAGGGGAGCACAGCCAAGGGCACCGGCATCACCAGGAAGAAGACCTTTAAGGAAGTGGCCAA TGCGGTGAAGATCTCTGCCTCACTCATGGGCACCGTGATGGCGAAGCGAGTGAAGGCGACCATTCTGTACGCCTCCGAGACCGGCCGGGCCCAGAGCTACGCACAGCAGCTGGGGAGGCTCTTCCGGAAGGCCTTCGACCCTCGG GTCCTGTGCATGGATGAGTATGACGTGGTGTCCCTGGAGCACGAGACGCTGGTGTTGGTGGTGACCAGCACCTTTGGGAATGGCGATCCcccagagaatggagag AGTTTTGCAGCGGCCCTGATGGAGATGTCGGGCCCCTACAACAGCTCCCCTCGGCCAGAACAGCACAA GAGTTACAAAATCCGCTTCAACAGCATCTCCTGCTCGGACCCGCTGGTGTCCTCCTGGCGGCGGAAGAGGAAGGAGTCCAGTAATACCGACAGCGCAGGGGCGCTGGGGACCCTCAG GTTCTGTGTGTTTGGGCTGGGCTCCCGGGCGTACCCCCATTTCTGCGCCTTTGCTCGTGCGGTGGACACGCGGCTGGAAGAGCTGGGAGGGGAGCGGCTGCTTCAGCTGGGCCAGGGCGATGAGCTATGCGGCCAGGAGGAGGCCTTCCGCGGCTGGGCCCAGGCTGCCTTCCAG GCCTCCTGTGAGACGTTCTGCGTGGGGGAGGATGCCAAGGCCGCGGCCCAGGACATCTTCAGCCCCAAACGGAGCTGGAAACGCCAGAGGTACCGGCTGAGCGCCCAGGCCGAGGGCCTCCAGCTGCTGCCAG GCCTGATCCACGTGCACAGGCGGAAGATGTTCCAGGCCACAGTCCTCTTGGTGGAAAACCTGCAAAGCAGCAAGTCCAC ccgggCCACGATCCTGGTGCGCCTGGACACTGGAGGCCAGGAGGGGCTCCAGTACCAGCCGGGGGACCACATAGGCATCTGCCCGCCCAACCGGCCGGGGCTCGTGGAGGCGCTGATGAGCCGCGTGGAGGACCCGCCGCCACCCACCGAGTCTGTGGCAGTGGAGCAGCTGGAGAAGGGCAGCCCAG gtgGCCCTCCTCCCGGCTGGGTGCGGGACCCCCGGCTGCCCCCGTGTACGCTGCGCCAGGCTCTCACCTTCTTCCTGGACATCACCTCCCCGCCCAGCCCTCAACTTCTTCGGCTGCTCAGCACCCTAGCGGAAGAGCCCAGTCAGCAGCAGCAGCTCGAGACCCTCAGCCAG GATCCCCGGCGCTACGAGGAGTGGAAGTGGTTCCGCTGCCCCACCCTGCTGGAGGTGCTCGAGCAGTTTCCATCCGTGGCACTGCCTGCCCCGCTACTCCTCACCCAGCTGCCCCTGCTCCAGCCCCGGTACTACTCGGTCAGCTCAGCACCCAGCGCCCATCCAGGAGAGATCCACCTCACAGTAGCTGTGCTGGCATACAGGACCCAAG ATGGGCTGGGTCCCCTGCACTATGGAGTCTGCTCCACATGGCTGAGCCAACTCAAGACTGGAGACCCCGTACCCTGCTTCATCAGGGG GGCTCCCTCCTTCCGGCTGCCGCCTGATCCCAGCTTGCCCTGCATCCTCGTGGGCCCAGGCACTGGCATCGCCCCCTTCCGGGGATTTTGGCAGGAGCGGCTACACGACATCGAGAGCAAAG GGCTGCAGCCTGCCCCCATGACCTTGGTGTTCGGCTGCCGGTGCTCCCAGCTCGACCATCTCTACCGCGAGGAGGTGCAGGACGCCCAGCAGCGGGGGGTGTTTGGCCGCGTCCTCACCGCCTTCTCCCGGGAACCCGACAGCCCTAAG ACCTACGTGCAGGACATCCTGCGGACGGAGCTGGCTGCCGAGGTGCACCGCGTGCTGTGCCTCGAGCGGGGCCACATGTTTGTCTGCGGCGATGTCACCATGGCAACCAGCGTCCTGCAGACGGTGCAGCGCATCTTGGCGACAGAGGGCGACATGGAGCTGGATGAGGCCGGCGACGTCATCGGCGTGCTGCGG GATCAGCAACGCTATCACGAGGACATTTTCGGGCTCACGCTGCGCACCCAGGAGGTGACAAGCCGCATACGCACCCAGAGCTTTTCCTTGCAGGAGCGGCATATGCGGGGCGCAGTGCCCTGGGCGTTCGACCCGCCCGGCCCAGACACCCCTGGCCCCTGA
- the NOS3 gene encoding nitric oxide synthase 3 isoform X3, protein MRNGELATHTPRRHPHQLVPFPDHQFGSDWVPPLYQVFDARDCSSAQEMFTCICNHIKYATNRGNLRSAITVFPQRTPGRGDFRIWNSQLVRYAGYRQQDGSVRGDPANVEITELCIQHGWTPGNGRFDVLPLLLQTPDEAPELFVLPPELVLEVPLEHPTLEWFSALGLRWYALPAVSNMLLEIGGLEFPAAPFSGWYMSTEIGTRNLCDPHRYNILEDVAVCMDLDTRTTSSLWKDKAAVEINLAVLHSYQLAKVTIVDHHAATASFMKHLENEQKARGGCPADWAWIVPPISGSLTPVFHQEMVNYVLSPAFRYQPDPWKGSTAKGTGITRKKTFKEVANAVKISASLMGTVMAKRVKATILYASETGRAQSYAQQLGRLFRKAFDPRVLCMDEYDVVSLEHETLVLVVTSTFGNGDPPENGESFAAALMEMSGPYNSSPRPEQHKSYKIRFNSISCSDPLVSSWRRKRKESSNTDSAGALGTLRFCVFGLGSRAYPHFCAFARAVDTRLEELGGERLLQLGQGDELCGQEEAFRGWAQAAFQASCETFCVGEDAKAAAQDIFSPKRSWKRQRYRLSAQAEGLQLLPGLIHVHRRKMFQATVLLVENLQSSKSTRATILVRLDTGGQEGLQYQPGDHIGICPPNRPGLVEALMSRVEDPPPPTESVAVEQLEKGSPGGPPPGWVRDPRLPPCTLRQALTFFLDITSPPSPQLLRLLSTLAEEPSQQQQLETLSQDPRRYEEWKWFRCPTLLEVLEQFPSVALPAPLLLTQLPLLQPRYYSVSSAPSAHPGEIHLTVAVLAYRTQDGLGPLHYGVCSTWLSQLKTGDPVPCFIRGAPSFRLPPDPSLPCILVGPGTGIAPFRGFWQERLHDIESKGLQPAPMTLVFGCRCSQLDHLYREEVQDAQQRGVFGRVLTAFSREPDSPKTYVQDILRTELAAEVHRVLCLERGHMFVCGDVTMATSVLQTVQRILATEGDMELDEAGDVIGVLRDQQRYHEDIFGLTLRTQEVTSRIRTQSFSLQERHMRGAVPWAFDPPGPDTPGP, encoded by the exons ATGAGAAATGGGGAACTcgccacccacacccccaggcgGCATCCCCATCAGTTGGTGCCCTTCCCCGATCATCAGTTTGGCAGTGACTGGGTCCCTCCTCTGTACCAG GTGTTCGATGCGCGGGATTGCAGCTCTGCACAGGAGATGTTCACCTGCATCTGCAACCATATCAAGTACGCCACCAACCGGGGCAACCTCCG TTCGGCCATCACAGTGTTCCCCCAGCGTACTCCGGGCCGCGGAGACTTCCGAATCTGGAACAGCCAACTGGTGCGCTACGCGGGCTACAGGCAGCAGGACGGCTCCGTGAGGGGGGACCCAGCCAACGTGGAGATCACCGAG CTCTGCATCCAGCACGGCTGGACCCCAGGAAACGGCCGCTTTGATGTGCTGCCCCTGCTGCTGCAGACCCCAGATGAGGCTCCAGAACTCTTTGTTCTGCCCCCCGAACTGGTCCTCGAGGTGCCCCTGGAGCACCCCAC GCTGGAGTGGTTCTCGGCTCTGGGCCTGCGCTGGTACGCCCTCCCAGCAGTGTCCAATATGCTGCTGGAAATTGGGGGCCTGGAGTTCCCTGCAGCCCCCTTCAGCGGCTGGTACATGAGCACGGAGATTGGCACACGGAACCTGTGTGATCCTCACCGCTACAACATCCTGGAG GATGTGGCAGTCTGCATGGACCTGGATACCCGGACCACCTCATCCCTGTGGAAAGACAAGGCAGCCGTGGAAATCAacttggctgtgctgcacagttACCAG ctcGCCAAAGTGACCATTGTGGACCACCACGCTGCCACAGCCTCCTTCATGAAGCACCTGGAGAACGAACAGAAGGCCAGGGGGGGCTGCCCTGCCGACTGGGCCTGGATCGTGCCCCCCATCTCGGGCAGCCTCACCCCAGTCTTCCATCAGGAGATGGTCAACTATGTCCTGTCCCCTGCTTTCCGCTACCAG CCAGACCCCTGGAAGGGGAGCACAGCCAAGGGCACCGGCATCACCAGGAAGAAGACCTTTAAGGAAGTGGCCAA TGCGGTGAAGATCTCTGCCTCACTCATGGGCACCGTGATGGCGAAGCGAGTGAAGGCGACCATTCTGTACGCCTCCGAGACCGGCCGGGCCCAGAGCTACGCACAGCAGCTGGGGAGGCTCTTCCGGAAGGCCTTCGACCCTCGG GTCCTGTGCATGGATGAGTATGACGTGGTGTCCCTGGAGCACGAGACGCTGGTGTTGGTGGTGACCAGCACCTTTGGGAATGGCGATCCcccagagaatggagag AGTTTTGCAGCGGCCCTGATGGAGATGTCGGGCCCCTACAACAGCTCCCCTCGGCCAGAACAGCACAA GAGTTACAAAATCCGCTTCAACAGCATCTCCTGCTCGGACCCGCTGGTGTCCTCCTGGCGGCGGAAGAGGAAGGAGTCCAGTAATACCGACAGCGCAGGGGCGCTGGGGACCCTCAG GTTCTGTGTGTTTGGGCTGGGCTCCCGGGCGTACCCCCATTTCTGCGCCTTTGCTCGTGCGGTGGACACGCGGCTGGAAGAGCTGGGAGGGGAGCGGCTGCTTCAGCTGGGCCAGGGCGATGAGCTATGCGGCCAGGAGGAGGCCTTCCGCGGCTGGGCCCAGGCTGCCTTCCAG GCCTCCTGTGAGACGTTCTGCGTGGGGGAGGATGCCAAGGCCGCGGCCCAGGACATCTTCAGCCCCAAACGGAGCTGGAAACGCCAGAGGTACCGGCTGAGCGCCCAGGCCGAGGGCCTCCAGCTGCTGCCAG GCCTGATCCACGTGCACAGGCGGAAGATGTTCCAGGCCACAGTCCTCTTGGTGGAAAACCTGCAAAGCAGCAAGTCCAC ccgggCCACGATCCTGGTGCGCCTGGACACTGGAGGCCAGGAGGGGCTCCAGTACCAGCCGGGGGACCACATAGGCATCTGCCCGCCCAACCGGCCGGGGCTCGTGGAGGCGCTGATGAGCCGCGTGGAGGACCCGCCGCCACCCACCGAGTCTGTGGCAGTGGAGCAGCTGGAGAAGGGCAGCCCAG gtgGCCCTCCTCCCGGCTGGGTGCGGGACCCCCGGCTGCCCCCGTGTACGCTGCGCCAGGCTCTCACCTTCTTCCTGGACATCACCTCCCCGCCCAGCCCTCAACTTCTTCGGCTGCTCAGCACCCTAGCGGAAGAGCCCAGTCAGCAGCAGCAGCTCGAGACCCTCAGCCAG GATCCCCGGCGCTACGAGGAGTGGAAGTGGTTCCGCTGCCCCACCCTGCTGGAGGTGCTCGAGCAGTTTCCATCCGTGGCACTGCCTGCCCCGCTACTCCTCACCCAGCTGCCCCTGCTCCAGCCCCGGTACTACTCGGTCAGCTCAGCACCCAGCGCCCATCCAGGAGAGATCCACCTCACAGTAGCTGTGCTGGCATACAGGACCCAAG ATGGGCTGGGTCCCCTGCACTATGGAGTCTGCTCCACATGGCTGAGCCAACTCAAGACTGGAGACCCCGTACCCTGCTTCATCAGGGG GGCTCCCTCCTTCCGGCTGCCGCCTGATCCCAGCTTGCCCTGCATCCTCGTGGGCCCAGGCACTGGCATCGCCCCCTTCCGGGGATTTTGGCAGGAGCGGCTACACGACATCGAGAGCAAAG GGCTGCAGCCTGCCCCCATGACCTTGGTGTTCGGCTGCCGGTGCTCCCAGCTCGACCATCTCTACCGCGAGGAGGTGCAGGACGCCCAGCAGCGGGGGGTGTTTGGCCGCGTCCTCACCGCCTTCTCCCGGGAACCCGACAGCCCTAAG ACCTACGTGCAGGACATCCTGCGGACGGAGCTGGCTGCCGAGGTGCACCGCGTGCTGTGCCTCGAGCGGGGCCACATGTTTGTCTGCGGCGATGTCACCATGGCAACCAGCGTCCTGCAGACGGTGCAGCGCATCTTGGCGACAGAGGGCGACATGGAGCTGGATGAGGCCGGCGACGTCATCGGCGTGCTGCGG GATCAGCAACGCTATCACGAGGACATTTTCGGGCTCACGCTGCGCACCCAGGAGGTGACAAGCCGCATACGCACCCAGAGCTTTTCCTTGCAGGAGCGGCATATGCGGGGCGCAGTGCCCTGGGCGTTCGACCCGCCCGGCCCAGACACCCCTGGCCCCTGA